GCGGCTCGAGGTCTTCGACCGTGCACACACCCTCCTCGTCGACAACGCCCACACGACCGCCGACCTGATCCAGGTGGAGAGCGGCAAGAACCGGCGGATGGCGATCGAGGAGACCTGCGACCCGCCGATGGTGATGTCGTACTACCTCAGGCGCGCGAAGAAGCTGCTCGCGCCGAAGAAGCACGGCGGCCCGGTGCCGATCGTGTCGGGCTCGACCGAGGTCCGCGTCCCGAAGGGCGTGGTCGGCATCATCGCGCCGTGGAACTTCCCGTTCGCGACGGGCCTGTCCGACGCGATCCCGGCGCTGATCGCCGGCAACGCCGTCGTGGTGAAGCCGGACAACAAGACCGCGCTCTCGCCGCTCTACGGCATCTCGCTGCTCGAGGAGGCGGGTCTCCCGAAGGGCCTCTTCCAGGTCGTCTGCGGCGAGGGTCCCGACATCGGCCCGACGCTGATCGACAACGCCGACTACGTCATGTTCACCGGCTCCACCGCCACCGGCCGGGTCATCGGCGAGCGCGCCGGTCGCAACCTGATCGGCTGCTGCCTCGAGCTCGGCGGCAAGAACCCGATGATCGTGCTCGACGACGTCAACGTCGAGGAGTGGGTCGAGGGCACCACCTTCGGCGTCTTCGGCAACACCGGCCAGATCTGCATGCACATCGAGCGGATCTACCTCCCCGAGAGCCGGTACGACGAGCTGAAGTCGGCCTTCGTCGAGCGGGCCGCGAACCTGCAGATCGGCGCGGCCTACGACTTCGGGCCCGAGATCGGCTCGCTGGTCAGCCCCGACCACCGCGACCGCGTCGCGTCGCACGTGGAGGACGCCGTCGCGAAGGGGGCGACCGTGCTGACCGGGGGTCGGGCCCGGCCCGACATCGGCCCCGCCTTCTTCGAGCCGACGGTCCTCGAGGGCGTCACGAAGGACATGCTGGCCGGCCACACCGAGACCTTCGGACCGGTCGTGTCGCTGTACCCGTACCGCACCGTCGACGAGGCGATCCACCTCGCCAATGACACCGACTACGGGCTCAATGCCTCGGTCTGGGGCGGCGACCTCGCCCGCGCCGAGGCCGTCGCTGCGCGGATCGAGTCGGGCAATGTCAACATCAACGACGCGCTCGCCACGGCGTACGCGTCGAAGGGCTCGCCGTCGGGCGGCGTGAAGAAGTCCGGCGTCGGCGCCCGCCACGGCGACCAGGGCCTGCTGAAGTACACCGATGCCAAGAACGTCGCGGTGCTCAAGAAGCAGGTCATGGGCCCGCGTCCGGGCCAGGCCTACGAGGCCTACGTCAAGCAGATGCTGGGCTCGCTGAAGCTGATGAAGAAGCTCCGCGTCCGCTGACCCGGACCGACCGTCACGAGACGCACGAACGGCCGGCGTGGTCACCCACGCCGGCCGTTCCTCGTGCGGCTCAGGCCTCGATCGCCTCACGGCCCTCGGCCGGGGCGGAGCCGCCGATCTCGATCTTGCGCGGCTTCGCCTTCTCCGCGACGGGCACGACCAGGCGCAGCACGCCGTTGTCGTAGTTCGCGTCGATGCGCTCGAGGTCGAGGTTGTCGCCCAGGACGAGCTGGCGCGAGAACTGGCCGTGCGTCCGCTCGGACGCGAGCCGCTGCCAGTCGCCGTTGCCCGCGACCCGCTCGGCCTTGATCGTCACCACGTTGCGCTCGACGTCGATGTCGATGCTCTCGCGGTTGACGCCCGGGAGGTCGAACTCGAGGACGAACTCGTCGCCCTGGCGCCACGCGTCCATCGGCATGACGGCCGGGCGGTTGGTCGTGCCCCATCCGGCGCCGAGGAGCTGGCCGGTCAGCCTGTCGAAGTCGCGGAACGGATCGGTGGTACGCAGCAACATGACATGTCTCCCTTCGGTTTCACCGGCTCTCGGCCGGTCGCTGGATCTGCAATGACTGTTATAGATAATCTGTTGCCATGAATCAAGCCCAGCGGGAGCACAGGCGTGGTGTCTTCGCGATCTCGGTCGCGGCGGACCTGACCTCGCTGCAGATCCAGAACATCCGGGTCTACGAGCGACGCGGCCTGCTGGAGCCCGCGCGCAGCGAGGGCGGCACGCGGCTCTACAGCCGCGCCGACATCGAGACCCTCCACCGGATCCGCGACCTGCTCGCGGACGGGCTCAACCTCGCCGGGATCGCCAAGGTGCTCGAGCTCGAGGCCGAGGTGGCGCGGCTGAAGGCGCGGCTCGCCGATCGGCGGTGACGACGCCCGGTCATCGAGGAGGTCGCGCAGCGACCGTCGCGAGCGCCCGGTCGTCGAGGAGGTCGCGCAGCGACCGTCACGAGACGTCTGGCCCCGGGTGCGGTGGCCCCGGTGTGGCTGCTGGGCCGCTCTCGGTCGCGATGCGACCCGGTCTCGTGACGCGTCGCTCAGTCCCTCGCTGCGCTCGGGTCTGAGCCGACGCTCCTCGACCTCCTCGCTGATCGACGACCCCGCTCGTGCCTCGCGGGGTCGTCGCGCTCGGACTCAGGCCACCTGGAGGCTGCGCTTGGAGAGCCCCATCCAGAACCCGTCGATCACCTGGTCGCCGGGCTCGGAGGGGTCGCTCGCGGCGCCGAGGGTGACGAAGAGCGGGCTGTAGTGCTCGACGGTCGGGTGGGCGAACGGCATGCCCGGCGCCTTGTCGCGGAAGGACGCGAGCTCGTCGACGTCGCCGCGGGCCATCGCCTCGCCGGCCCAGGCGTCGAAGTCGGTCGACCAGCCGGGGGCGGCGGCGTCGATCCGGAACTCGGTCAGGAAGGGCAGGCCGTGGGTGAGGAAGCCGGAGCCGATGATGAGCACGCCCTCGTCGCGCAGCGGGCGCAGGCGGCGACCGATCTCCATCAGCCGGCCGGGGTCGTGGGTCGGCAGCGACATCTGCAGGACGGGGATGTCCGCGTCGGGGTACATGATCCGCAGCGGCACCCAGGCGCCGTGGTCGAGGCCGCGCGAGGAGTGCTGGTGGACCGGCTCGGTGCGCGGCATGATCGCGGCCACCTGGGCGGCGAACGCGGTGGCGTCGGGCGTCTCGTAGGTCATCTGGTAGTACTTCGGCGCGAACCCGCCGAAGTCGTAGACCAGCGGTGCGTGGCTGGCGCTGAGCGACAGGGGAGCGGACTCCCAGTGCGCGCTGACGATCAGGATCGCCTTCGGGCGGGGCAGGTCCTTCGCCCACGCGGCGAGCTGGCCCGACCACACCGGGTCGTCGAGCAGGGGCGGCGCGCCGTGCCCGATGTAGAGGGCCGGCATCCGTGCGGTCGTGTCCGTCATGTCCACCTCAATAGTTGAAGCCTCAACTATATTCCATCGCGCGCCCGGTGGGAAGGGCCTCGGTCAGCGGCGCGGCACGCGGGCCGCGCCCGCCGGATCGACCTCCTCGCCGCGGCGGAGCAGGGGACCGGAGGTGACCACCCTGCGGGAGCCGAGCGGCTCGTCGAGCTGGACGTACGACGTGCCGGTCGACCACTCCGCCGGCGGATCACAGGCCCGGCCCTGCTGGAGCTGCCACCGCGTGACCGGAGCGCTCGCCTCGAGCACGACCCGGTCGGCGTGCTCGACCGCCGTGACCTCGACCCGACAGCCGGCCGGCTGCTCGTCGTCGGGCCACGTGCCGGTGACCACGACCAGGCGTCCACCCTGCTGCGCCCGGAACGACACGATCGGTGCACTCGTGCGGTCCTCGACGGTCTGCAGGTCGTCGTACGGGGCGTAGGGGTCGGAGTGGGTGGAGTACGGCTCGGGGTCGCTCGCCCCCGGGTCCTCGCCACCGGACGACAGGGCGCCGATCCCACCGGCCGCTGCCGTCGCGGCCGCGCCGAGTCCGGCGCCGGCCTTCTTGCCCGTGGACCGTCGCGACGAGCCGCCGGACGAGTCCGACGGGCGCGTGGAGGACGAGTGTCGTCGGCCGGACGAGCCGCCCGAGAACGAACGTCGCCGCCGGTGCGGGGTGGACCAGGATGACGATGATGATGAGGAGGACGACACGACGGGGGCGGGCTCGTCGTACGGCTGGTACGGCGCCACGGCGACGCGCGCCGGGCAGTCGGCCGGACAGCGCTCGCAGTCGGCCGGGCAGGGGACGCCCTGGGCCGTGCACGCGCAGACGGGCTCGTCGGTGGGACGGCCTGGCGGCACGTAGGGCTCGTACATGCAGCACACGCTCCCCGGCCGCGTGACCGGGGAAACGCGGCGTCAGGCCGGCAGGGTCCAGTCGATCGGCCGGCCGCCCCGCTCGGCGAGCAGCTGGTTGACGCGGCTGAACGGGCGCGAGCCGAAGAAGCCCCGGTGGGCCGACAGCGGCGACGGGTGCACGGACTCGACCCACGGGATGGGGCCGAGGTGCGGCTTGAGCGTCTGGGCGTCCCGTCCCCACAGGATCGCGGCGATCGGTGCCCCCGCCTCGGCCTGTCGTACGACGGCCTGGATCGCGCACGCCGTGACGTGCTCCCAGCCCTGGCCGCGGTGGGACCCGGGCTCGCCGGGCCGGACGGTCAGCACGCGGTTGAGCAGCATCACGCCCTGGTCGGTCCACGCGCTCAGGTCGCCGTGGCCCGGCGGCACGAAGCCGACGTCGTCGGCGAGCTCCTGGTAGATGTTGCGCAGGCTCGGCGGGAGCGGGGTGATGCCGCGCTCGACGGCGAAGCAGAGCCCGATCGGGTGCGCCGGGTTCGGGTACGGGTCCTGGCCCACGATGAGCACCCGGACCTCGGCCAGCGGCCGCTGGAACGCGCGGAAGACGCGCTCGCCGGCGGGCTGGTACGAGCGGCCGGCGGCGATCTCATCGCGCAGGAACTGGCCGAGCGCGGTGACGCGGTCCTCGACCGGCGCGAGAGCCTCGGCCCAGTCAGCGGCCATCAGGCCCTGGTCGACGAGCTTGGAGAGAGCACCCACGGCCGAACCCTAGTGCGCCCGAAGGCGCCTGGTCCCCCCAGACCCACCCATCCTTCGGGCCGGCCGCGGTGCTGCTCCCGTGCGTGGGCCGCGCTCTCCCTTCGCGCCCACACCTGCCACCACCGTCCGGTGCCGCCCCTCTCCCTCCCAGGGGCGCCACCCGGTGGGTGACTAGCTCCGACGCGGATCTCGAGCCCTTGCTGGTCCTCCCGGGGGCACTCCCGGCAATTGGGGTGCCGGACCCGGTGGGGCTCCCTCCAGCGGGCTTCGAGGTCCGCGTCGGTGATGAGAAATCTACGGAGCCGGGACGGGTCCCGGGATCGGGAAGGCGGCCGAGGTCGCCTAGTCCTTTGGGACTAGGCGTCCCCAGCGATCGACGCGGCAGAAGAGGCGGGAGAAGGTCGCGCGAGCCGGTCGAGGAAGGCCACCAGCACCGCCTCCCGCAGGCGCGGCGGGGCCGCGTCGAGCAGCGCGTTGACGGGTGCCATCCGCTCGGGCAGGCCGAGTCCGCCGTCGTCGCCGGCGAGCCCGCCGGCCGCGAGCAGGAGGTCGAACTCCGCATCGCCGAGGGTCGCCGGGTCGAGCGTCTGCAGCAGCTCGACCACGCCGGCGTCCACCGGCACCGGGCCGGCGGCGACCGCCGCCGCCACGGACTCCTGCAGCGCCGCGAGGAAGCCCGCCGGGTCGGTCGCGGCACTGACCGCCAGGTGCAGCGAGGGCGGCCGGGCGTCGTACGACAGCTGCGGTTGGACGAACCAGCCGCGCTGCGCCATCTCGTCGCAGACCGTGAAGACGTCGAGCGGTCCGTCGGCGACCGCCGCGACGAGCGTCGAGTCGGGTACGGCGACGAGCGCCAGCCCGTCGAGGTCCCTGATCCCCGCGCAGATCCGGTCGGTCGCCTCCAGGGCGCGGCGGGTCAGGTCGAGGTAGCCGTCGTCGCCGATCGCCTGCACCGTCGCCCACGCGCCGGCGACCGGCCCGCCCGAGCGCGTCGACTGCAGGGTCGCGTTGAGCATCGTGTAGCCGGGCCAGCCGGCGTGGGCGAAGTACTGCGGCCGCCGCAGCTGCGGCGTGCGGTGCAGCAGCAGGGAGGCGCCCTTCGGCGCGTAGGCGTACTTGTGGAGGTCGGTCGAGATCGACGTGACGCCCTCGACCGCGAAGGTCCACGCCGGCACCGGCCGGCCGAGCCGCGCGGCCCACGGCAGCACCCAGCCGCCGATGCACGCGTCGACGTGGCACCGCACCCCGCGGGCCGCGGCCGCTGCCGCGATCTCGGTGATGGGGTCCACCACCCCGTGCGCGTACGACGGCGCGCTCGCCACCACCAGCACGGTGCTCTCGTCGATCGCCGCCGCCATCGCCGCGGCGTCCGCGCGGTGGTCCGGTCCGACCGGCACCACGACGGCGCGCACCCCGAAGTAGTGCGCGGCCTTGTGGAAGGCGGCGTGCACGGTCTCCGGAACCACCATCGACGGGGCTGCGACCTCGGGCCGCGCGTCGCGCGCGCCCTGCACCGCGAGCAGGCAGGACTCCGTGCCACCGGAGGTCAGCGTCCCGACCATCGTGTCGGGCCCGTCGACCAGGCCGCGGGCGAAGGCGACGAGGTCGTTCTCCATCGCCAGCAGGCTCGGGAAGGCCGTCGGGTCCAGCCCGTTGCTGCCGGCGAAGGCGGCGACGGCGTCGCGGGCCAGCGCGTCGACCTCGGCCAGCCCGGCGTCGTACACGTAGGCCAGGGTGCGGCCGCCGTGCACGGGCAGGTCATCGGCCTGCAGCGCCGCCAGCCGGGCGCGCACGTCGTCAGGCGTCAACGCGGTCCACCTCCGTCTCGTCGAGCGCGTAGCCCCGCAGCCACCGCAGGCTCAGGAGTACCAGCAGGGCGGGCAGGACGGAGAAGCCGAGGGTGATCGCGGTGACGGCCGAGTCGGGCTGGAGCACGTCGCCGGAGTCGCTGGACCGGTAGTCGCCGAGGGCGAGCACGACGGCGAACAGTCCCGGCCCGAGCGCGAGTCCGAGCGTCTCCCCGGCCGTCCAGACGCCCGTGTAGACGCCGATCCGCGAGGAGCCGGTACGACGGGCGTCGACGGCTGCGACGTCCGGCAGCATCGCGAGCGGGAACACCTGGATGCCGGCGTAGCCGACCCCGACCAACCCGACGGCGAGGAACACGAGGAAGGCGGGCGCGCCCGCAGCGGGCAGGACCGCGGCCGCACCGGCCGCGAGCACGAGCGACGACAGCAGGTAGCCCTGCTTCTTGCCGATCCGCTGCCCGATCGCCGCCCACGCGGGCGTCAGCAGCAGGGCCGGCCCGACGAAGCAGAGGAAGAGGACGGTCGCCGCGCCGTCGCGCTCCAGCACGTCGCCGGCGAGGTAGTCGACGCCGGCGAGCATGCAGCCCGTCGCCAGTGCCTGCAGCACGAAGGTCGTCAGCAGCACCCGGAAGTCGCGGGCACCGGCGACCACGCGCAGCTGGTCGCGCAGGGAGCCGGCGCCGGGGGTGACCGCACCGACCGGCGCGGAGCGGGTGCCGCGGTAGGCGAGCAGCGCGCCGGTCAGGATGAGCAGCGCCATCGCCACGCCCATGACGCGGTAGCCGTCCCGGCCCCCGATCGCGTCGCGGATCGCCGGGGCGCTCGCCCCCGCCAGCAGGATGGTGAACGCCAGGATCGCCACCCGCCAGGTCATCAGCCGGGTCCGCTCCTCGTAGGAGCCCGTGATCTCCGCGGGCATCGCGACATAGGGCACCTGGAAGAACGCGTACGCCGTCGCGCAGGCCAGGAACGCGACGAGCACCCACGCCGCGTCGACCGTCCGCGAGCCCAGGTCGGGCGCGGCGAACAGCAGCGCGAAGCAGGCCGCCAGCGCGACGCCGGCCCGCAGCAGCCACGGCCGGCGCGGCCCCCGCGGGTCGACGGAGCGGTCGCTGATCCGCCCGGCGACCGGGTTGAGCACCACGTCCCAGGCCTTCGGCAGGAAGACGATCGCGCCGGCGGCCAGCGCCGGGACGGCGAGGGTGTCGGTGAGATAGGGGAGCAGCATCAGTCCCGGGACGGTGCCGAACGCACCGGTGGCGACCGACCCGGCGCCGTACCCGATCCGGACGCGGCGTCCCGGGCTCACCGCGCCCGGCTCACTTCGCCAGGGAGCGGGACGCGGCCGACGACGTACGACGCTTGCGGTTGGTGCCGATCGGCACGGCCGGTTTGTTGTCGGTGGACCACTGGTTGATCCACTCGTCCATCGCCAGCCACGTGGTGGTGCGCGCGGCACGACCGGTCAGCATGCCGAGGTGACCGCCTGGCACGACCTCGAAGCGGACCTCCTCCGCCCCCGTCAGCAGGGGTACGACGGCGTGCACCGCCGGCACCGGGGCGATGCCGTCCGTGGAGCCGCCGAAGACCAGCACCGGCACCCGGATGTCGGCCAGGTCGATGGTGCGGTCGTCGAGCTCGAAGGTGCCCGTTGCGAGCTGGTTGCCCTTCGCGAAGCGGTGGTAGAGCTGCCCGAAGGTGCGCCCGGGGTAGGCGATCATGTTGGCGGTGAAGTGGTCGACCGCCTCGACCTGCGCGAGGAACTCGCGGTCGTCGACATGGGTCGCCAGTGCGATCGGCTTCGTGACGAGCTTCTGGAAGGCCGTCAGCTGGAAGGCCCACTTCACCAGCGGCTTCGGGGCACCGCCCAGCATCTGGTAGCCCTTGGTGATCGGCCCCTTGCCGTTGAAGAAGTTGAGCAGCGGCCGGAACGGCGCGAGCAGGGGCACCAGCGAGATGTCGATGGGGGAGCCGACGACCGTGAGCGACGCGACCGGCAGCTCGCCGGAGCGCTTGTCGGCGAGGGTGAGCATCGAGAAGATCCCGCCGAGGCTCCAGCCGATGACGTGCACCGGTCGGCCACCGGCGTGCTTCGAGACCTCGCGGATCGCGGTCGGCACGACCTCGTCGATCCAGTGCTCCATGCCGAGGTTGCGGTCGCGGAACGAGACCTCGCCGTACTCGACGAGATAGGTCGGCCGGCCCTCGGTCACGAAGTGCTCGACCAGCGAGCAGCCGCGGCGCAGGTCGTAGCAGCTCGACGGGGCGGCCAGCGGCGTCACCAGCAGGACCGGGTCACCCTTCTCCTGGACGTGGCCGGCCGGCCGGTAGTGGTAGACCTCGCGCAGCGTGCCGTCATCGATCAGCGTGCGGGGCATCGGGCGCAGGTCGGCGACACCGCCGTAGAGCACCTTGTGCGCGACATTGCTCGCCGCCGCGACCACCTGGTCGGGGCCGGGGAGGAGGCCCGCGCCGGGCACGGAGCGCAGGGGCACCAGATCCATGTGCGAAAACTACCGCGCAGCGGGGCGTCCCGCGGCCGTCGTCCGCAGGAGGCCCGGTGATCAGCTGCGGTCGGCGGGGCGCAGCGTCTTGCGGTGGTTGTTGCCCTCGTCCTCGAGCTCGGTCATGAAGCTGTCGGCCCACGCCTTCACGTCGTGCTGGGCGATCTGCTTGCGCATCGCCTTCATCCGCCGGGCGAGCTCCTTGGGCTCGGCCTCGTAGGCCTCGAGCAGTGCGGCCTTCATGCCGTTCATGTCGTAGGGGTTGACCAGCCAGGCCTGCCGCAGCTCGTCGGCCGCCCCGGCGAACTCCGAGAGCACGAGCGCCCCGTCCTCGTGGATCCGGCAGGCGACGTACTCCTTGGCGACGAGGTTCATCCCGTCGCGGTACGGCGTCACCACCATCACGTCCGCGGCGCGGTAGAGCGCCGCCATCTCCTCGCGGGGGTAGGACGTGTGGAGGTAGCTGATGGCGGGGCGGCCGATCCTGCCGAGGTCGCCGTTGAGGCGGCCGACGAGGCGCTCGATGTCGTCGCGCAGGTTGCGGTAGTGCTCGACCCGCTCCCGGGAGGGGACGGCGACCTGGACGAACACGGCGTCGTCGACCGTCAGCCGGCCGTCGCTGATCAGCTCGCCGAAGGCGCGCAGGCGGGCGTAGATGCCCTTGGTGTAGTCGAGCCGGTCGATGCCCAGGAAGATCTTCTTCGGGTTGCCGAGCGCCTCGCGGATGGCGGCGGCCCGCTCGGTCACCGCCTCGGACTCGGCCATCTCCTGGAACCCGGCGGCGTCGATCGAGATGGGGAACGCCGCCGCCCGGACGGTGCGCCCGTCGGGCAGGTAGACGAGGTCGCGGTGCGTCTTGTGGCCGACGCGCTGGCGGACCAGGCGGATGAAGTTCTGCGCGGCGCCGGGCAGCTGGAAGCCGACCAGGTCGGCGCCGAGCAGGCCCTCGAGGATCTGGCGCCGCCAGGGCAGCTGCTGGAAGAGCTCCGCGGGCGGGAACGGGATGTGCAGGTAGAAGCCGATCCGCAGGTCGGGGCGCAGCTCGCGGAGCATCTGCGGCACCAGCTGCAGCTGGTAGTCGTGCACCCAGACCGTCGCGCCCTTCGCGGCGAGGTCGGCGGCCTTCTCTGCGAAGCGGCGGTTGACCTTCACGTAGGTGTCCCACCACTCGCGGTGGAACTCCGGCTTGGCGACGACGTCGTGGTAGAGCGGCCACAGGGTGCCGTTGGAGAAGCCCTCGTAGTGCTCCTCGATCTCCTCCGCCGTCATCGAGAGCGGGACCAGCGCGAGGCCGTCGTCCTTGAACGGCTTGAGCCGCTGCTCGGTGCCGCCGGGCCACCCGACCCAGACGCCGTCGTGGGCGCGCATCACGGGCTCGATCGCCGACACGAGGCCGCCGGGTGAGCGACGCCAGGTCGTCTTGCCGTCGGGTCCCTTCACGCGGTCGACGGGGAGGCGGTTGGCAACGATCACCAGGTCGTGGGCCACGTGGTCACCTTAGGGGTCGGCTGGCAGGACGTGCGTCAGGCCGCGGGGTGCGGCGACGCCCCGACCTGTACCCGAATGTCCTCGATCTGACCGAGGATCGTCAGCGTCTGTGCCGCCGGGACCCACGGCGACTCCCGCAGGCCCGAGCGCAGGCAGTCGTGGACATGGGCGATCTCGTTGCCGTAGCCGGCGCCGATGATCGGCTCCGGCGGCTCGTGGACGACCCGCCGGACCGGCTGGCCGCGCTTCGCGAGCGCGTTGAAGGTGAAGCTCGAGGGGGCGTGGAAGTCACCCGGGACCTCCACCCAGCCGGCGTCGGTGGTGATCCGCGCCCGGTTGGCCGACTGCGAGGTCAGCCCGGCCGTCAGGGTGGCGTAGGTGTCGCCGGGGTAGCGGCCGCTGATCGCGACGTCGAGGTCGACGTGGCGGTCGACGACCGTCCCCACGGCCCGCAGCTCGAGCGCCTCGCCGAGCATCAGGTGCGCGAACGTGAGCGGGTAGAGGCCGATGTCGTGCATCGCGCCACCGCCGAGCGCCGGGTCGAGCAGCCGGTGCGTCGGGTCGGCGGGGGCCGTGAAGTGGAACTCGGCCGACAGGTGCCGCGGCGTGCCCAGCTCGCCGGCCCGCAGGCGGCGGGCCAGGTCGCGCCACACCGGGTTGCAGGCGCTCCACATCGCCTCCATGAGGAAACGGTCGTTCGCCCGCGCGGTCGCGAACAGCTGCTCCGCGCTCGCCCGGTCGAGCGTCAACGGCTTCTCGCAGAGCACGTGCTTGCCGGCCTCGAGCGCCCGCCTCACCTGCGCCGCGTGCGCGACGTGCGGCGACCCGATGTAGACGACGTCGACGTCCGGGTCGGCGAGCACGGCGTCCTGGTCGCCGTACCGCTCGGCGCCGTGGCGCTCGGCGAAGGCCGCCGCGCGCTCGGGCGTGCGTGAGCCGACGTGGACCAGCCGCGCGTCCGGTACGACGGCGAGGTCGGTCGCGAACAGGGCCGAGATCTTGCCGGGTGCGAGGATGCCCCAGCCGATCCGCGCGGTCGTCCCGGTCATGCCGGAACCCTATCGACCCGGTCGCGACCCGCCGCGCGACCGAATGACATCGCTGTGATTCGCACGTTAGAGTGGGGCCCGTACACCTGTCGAACAGCCCCCCCGCGAGCGTCGAGGAGACCTCATGAGCGCCGAGCGCAGCCACCAGGACGCCACCCCGGTCGTTCCGGCCGACCTCAGCGACCGGGACCGCGCCATTCTCGAGTTCGAGCGCCAGTGGTGGAAGTACGCCGGCGCCAAGGAGACGGCGGTGCGCGAGCAGTTCGACATGAGCGCCACGCGCTACTACCAGGTGCTCAACGCCCTGATCGACCGTCCCGAGGCCCTCGCGCACGACCCGCTGCTGGTCCGCCGGCTGCGCCGCCTGCGCTCCCAGCGCCAGCGCCAGCGCTCCGCGCGCCGCCTCGGCTTCGAGATCTGACCAAGGAGAGGCGGCCATGACCTTCCCCACCTGGCCTGCTGGACCCCGGACCACCCGCCGCCGTGGCGAGCGCGGCGCCGTCCTGCCCTCGCCGGTCGTCCTGCTGAGCGTCATCGCGGTGATCCTCGCCGCTGTGGCCTTCGTCGCGACCCGCGGCGACGAGCCCGCCGAGCGTGACATCTCCGCGACCAAGGCCGCCGCGACCCCCTCCGACTCCGCGTCCGACGACGCCGGGGAGGACGCGTCGGACGACGCCTCGGACGGCGCGTCGCAGACCCCGCCCGCCGAGGAGAAGCCGAAGCCCAAGCCGGTCGTCCGCGCCGACCACTCCGTCGTGGTGTTCAACAACACCCAGATCGCCGGCCTCGCGAGCCGGGTCGGCGAGAAGGTCACGGAGGCCGGCTGGAAGGTCGCCGCCGCCGACAACTGGTACGGCACGGTCCCGGCCACCACCGTCTACTACCCGAAGGGCAAGAAGGCGGCCGCGCAGCTGCTCGCCCTCGACCTCGGCATCGCCCGGATCAAGCCGGCCGACACCGACAGCGACATGTCGGACACCAACCTGACGCTCATCCTGACCGGGGAACTGGACTGATTCCCCGGCGCGAGCGCGTCTTCGCCGCTGGGCGGGCAGCAAGCTGCCTGGAGGGCGGCTCCCGCCGCGCTGCCGCGCGAATCCTCCGGCGCGAGCGCGTCCTCGCCGCTGGGCGGGCAGCAAGCTGCCTGGAGGGCGGCTCCCGCCGCGCTGCCGCGCGAATCCTCCGGCGCGAGCGCGTCCTCGCCGCTGGGCGGGCAGCAAGCTGCCTGGAGGGCGGCTCCCGCCGCGCTGCCGCGCGAATCCTCCGGCGCGAGCGCGTCCTCGCCGCTGGGCGGGCAGCAAGCTGCCTGGAGGGCGGCTCCCGCCGCGCTGCCGCGCGAATCCTCCGGCGCGAGCGCGTCTTCGCCGCTGGGTGATGGGCCCCACCGGGTTGAAACTTCACCTACCGGACACCATCTCCCCGTGCCGGCATGGTGGGATGGGTCAGTGAGGTTCTCGTCCGACGAAGGTGAACAGCGGTACGACGCCGTGGTCGGTGTCGCGTCGCGCACCGTCGTCGGCCTCGACTTCGACGGCACGCTGGCCCCGATCGTCGAGGACCCCGCGAAGGCGCACATCCACCCCGCGGCCGGGGAGGCGCTCGTGGAGCTCGCCGCCGAGGTGGCCGCGATCGCGGTGATCACCGGACGACCGGCCCGGCAGGCGCTCGACCTGGGTGGCCTGGAGGAGGTCGGCGACGCCCTGCAGGCCGCCGGCAAGGAGCTCTTCGTCTTCGGCCAGTACGGCAACGAGCGGTGGAGCTCGGGGCGGCGCCGGATCCTCGGTGCGCGCCCGCCGCGGGGCCTGGCGACCTTCGAGCGGGACCTGCCGCGGACCCTGCGCCTGGCCGGCGCGAGCGAGGCCTTCGTCGAGGACAAGGGGCTCGCGGTCGCCGTCCACACCCGGCGCCTGCCCGACTCCGAGGAGGCGTTCGAGCGGCTGCTGCCGCCGATGCGCGAGCTTGCCCGCGCCCACGGCCTCGTCCTGGAGCCGGGACGCTCGGTCATCGAGGTCCGCTCGGCGGGCTCGCACAAGGGCATGGTGGTCAACCGGCTCGCGGCCGTGCTCGATGCCGAGGGCTTCGTCTTCGCCGGCGACGACCTGGGCGACGTGGAGGCCTTCGAGGCGGTCGACGAGCTCGGTCGGCAGG
Above is a genomic segment from Nocardioides aromaticivorans containing:
- a CDS encoding MFS transporter, with the protein product MSPGRRVRIGYGAGSVATGAFGTVPGLMLLPYLTDTLAVPALAAGAIVFLPKAWDVVLNPVAGRISDRSVDPRGPRRPWLLRAGVALAACFALLFAAPDLGSRTVDAAWVLVAFLACATAYAFFQVPYVAMPAEITGSYEERTRLMTWRVAILAFTILLAGASAPAIRDAIGGRDGYRVMGVAMALLILTGALLAYRGTRSAPVGAVTPGAGSLRDQLRVVAGARDFRVLLTTFVLQALATGCMLAGVDYLAGDVLERDGAATVLFLCFVGPALLLTPAWAAIGQRIGKKQGYLLSSLVLAAGAAAVLPAAGAPAFLVFLAVGLVGVGYAGIQVFPLAMLPDVAAVDARRTGSSRIGVYTGVWTAGETLGLALGPGLFAVVLALGDYRSSDSGDVLQPDSAVTAITLGFSVLPALLVLLSLRWLRGYALDETEVDRVDA
- a CDS encoding alpha/beta fold hydrolase, giving the protein MDLVPLRSVPGAGLLPGPDQVVAAASNVAHKVLYGGVADLRPMPRTLIDDGTLREVYHYRPAGHVQEKGDPVLLVTPLAAPSSCYDLRRGCSLVEHFVTEGRPTYLVEYGEVSFRDRNLGMEHWIDEVVPTAIREVSKHAGGRPVHVIGWSLGGIFSMLTLADKRSGELPVASLTVVGSPIDISLVPLLAPFRPLLNFFNGKGPITKGYQMLGGAPKPLVKWAFQLTAFQKLVTKPIALATHVDDREFLAQVEAVDHFTANMIAYPGRTFGQLYHRFAKGNQLATGTFELDDRTIDLADIRVPVLVFGGSTDGIAPVPAVHAVVPLLTGAEEVRFEVVPGGHLGMLTGRAARTTTWLAMDEWINQWSTDNKPAVPIGTNRKRRTSSAASRSLAK
- a CDS encoding Gfo/Idh/MocA family protein, translated to MTGTTARIGWGILAPGKISALFATDLAVVPDARLVHVGSRTPERAAAFAERHGAERYGDQDAVLADPDVDVVYIGSPHVAHAAQVRRALEAGKHVLCEKPLTLDRASAEQLFATARANDRFLMEAMWSACNPVWRDLARRLRAGELGTPRHLSAEFHFTAPADPTHRLLDPALGGGAMHDIGLYPLTFAHLMLGEALELRAVGTVVDRHVDLDVAISGRYPGDTYATLTAGLTSQSANRARITTDAGWVEVPGDFHAPSSFTFNALAKRGQPVRRVVHEPPEPIIGAGYGNEIAHVHDCLRSGLRESPWVPAAQTLTILGQIEDIRVQVGASPHPAA
- a CDS encoding DUF3263 domain-containing protein, with translation MSAERSHQDATPVVPADLSDRDRAILEFERQWWKYAGAKETAVREQFDMSATRYYQVLNALIDRPEALAHDPLLVRRLRRLRSQRQRQRSARRLGFEI
- a CDS encoding alpha,alpha-trehalose-phosphate synthase (UDP-forming), whose product is MAHDLVIVANRLPVDRVKGPDGKTTWRRSPGGLVSAIEPVMRAHDGVWVGWPGGTEQRLKPFKDDGLALVPLSMTAEEIEEHYEGFSNGTLWPLYHDVVAKPEFHREWWDTYVKVNRRFAEKAADLAAKGATVWVHDYQLQLVPQMLRELRPDLRIGFYLHIPFPPAELFQQLPWRRQILEGLLGADLVGFQLPGAAQNFIRLVRQRVGHKTHRDLVYLPDGRTVRAAAFPISIDAAGFQEMAESEAVTERAAAIREALGNPKKIFLGIDRLDYTKGIYARLRAFGELISDGRLTVDDAVFVQVAVPSRERVEHYRNLRDDIERLVGRLNGDLGRIGRPAISYLHTSYPREEMAALYRAADVMVVTPYRDGMNLVAKEYVACRIHEDGALVLSEFAGAADELRQAWLVNPYDMNGMKAALLEAYEAEPKELARRMKAMRKQIAQHDVKAWADSFMTELEDEGNNHRKTLRPADRS
- a CDS encoding LytR C-terminal domain-containing protein, producing the protein MTFPTWPAGPRTTRRRGERGAVLPSPVVLLSVIAVILAAVAFVATRGDEPAERDISATKAAATPSDSASDDAGEDASDDASDGASQTPPAEEKPKPKPVVRADHSVVVFNNTQIAGLASRVGEKVTEAGWKVAAADNWYGTVPATTVYYPKGKKAAAQLLALDLGIARIKPADTDSDMSDTNLTLILTGELD